From the Opitutia bacterium genome, one window contains:
- the rrtA gene encoding rhombosortase — MLLRRIGTPPWFYTAAFLCALVVQLVPAWREVLIYDRTAVAHGELWRIWTAQIVHFGWPHFVADGGLLLIIGWTLGREFPRDSWIGLLAMPPVICAVLYWFDPTMVRYAGLSALNLGLLLLLAARGWKGDLRDWFWPAIVLIYVVELGYEIWKGGRGGGFIEFDDANVKVATSAHLAAVAYALVAWIAAVCVQRSRRQTS; from the coding sequence ATGCTTCTGCGCCGCATCGGGACGCCGCCGTGGTTCTACACGGCGGCTTTTCTTTGCGCCCTCGTCGTGCAGCTCGTGCCGGCGTGGCGCGAGGTGCTGATCTACGACCGCACCGCGGTGGCGCACGGCGAATTGTGGCGCATCTGGACCGCGCAGATCGTGCACTTCGGCTGGCCCCACTTCGTGGCCGATGGCGGGTTGTTGTTGATCATCGGCTGGACGCTGGGCCGGGAATTTCCCCGCGACAGCTGGATCGGCCTGCTCGCGATGCCGCCGGTGATTTGCGCGGTGCTATACTGGTTCGATCCGACGATGGTTCGCTACGCCGGTTTGAGCGCGCTGAACCTCGGCTTGTTGCTGCTCCTGGCGGCGCGCGGCTGGAAAGGCGATCTCCGCGACTGGTTCTGGCCCGCGATCGTGCTCATCTACGTCGTCGAGCTGGGTTACGAAATTTGGAAAGGCGGCCGCGGTGGCGGCTTCATCGAATTCGACGACGCCAACGTCAAGGTCGCCACCAGCGCGCACCTGGCTGCGGTGGCGTATGCCCTCGTGGCGTGGATCGCTGCCGTGTGCGTGCAACGGTCGCGACGGCAGACGTCCTGA
- a CDS encoding immunoglobulin domain-containing protein: protein MQSNLRLRFFVLLGLLAFAASASAYVLITDNGRTVKWTPGTVFFDVKVGTSRTLQDGTNFSTSFLEAEKSWNAVIGSVQLSGNIEAEGAPTQKGDGYNQSFFAADVYGEAFGTDTIAITTSYRSTAVQGDGTYRRLESDIVFNNARTWDSYRGNRQGTTIDFRRVAIHELGHVLGLDHPDEASPVQTVSAVMNSHVSNIDTQQSDDVAGAQSLYGTSTSVNRPANDNFANALALTLTNNAVTVTGANNYATKETGEPNHAPNEAGGSSVWWKWNATASGSLTVTTAGSNFDTLLGAYTGTSVSALTQLASNDDVQSGVIRTSTITFNVVGGTTYYFAADGWNGEWGNVSLNLTFSPSNTAVAPTITSQPQAVTVTAGGNASFSVTATGNPAPTYQWLKGSTAISGATSATLNLTNVQSGDAGSYTVTVTNSAGSVTSNAATLTVNPAATAPTITAQPQSATVTTGGSASFSVTATGTPAPTYQWLKNSTAINGATSATYTISSATTADAGSYTVTVTNSAGSVTSSAATLTVNTLAPAPSSGGGGGGGGAPSAWFGVIIALLLVTNAVRTVGLQASNKP, encoded by the coding sequence GTGCAAAGTAATCTGCGTCTTCGCTTCTTCGTCCTGCTTGGGCTGCTTGCGTTCGCTGCGAGCGCGAGCGCTTACGTCCTCATCACCGACAACGGTCGCACGGTGAAGTGGACCCCGGGCACGGTGTTCTTCGACGTGAAAGTGGGCACGAGCCGAACCTTGCAGGACGGCACGAATTTCAGCACGAGCTTCCTGGAAGCGGAGAAATCATGGAATGCCGTGATCGGCAGCGTGCAGCTCTCCGGCAACATCGAGGCCGAAGGCGCTCCGACCCAAAAGGGCGACGGCTACAATCAAAGCTTCTTCGCTGCGGACGTCTACGGTGAGGCGTTCGGAACTGATACCATCGCGATCACGACCTCCTATCGGTCCACCGCGGTGCAGGGCGATGGCACGTATCGCCGGTTGGAATCCGATATCGTGTTCAACAATGCCCGCACTTGGGATTCTTATAGGGGCAACCGTCAGGGCACGACCATCGATTTCCGGCGCGTTGCGATCCACGAACTCGGCCACGTCCTCGGTCTCGACCACCCCGACGAGGCGAGTCCGGTGCAGACCGTTTCGGCGGTCATGAACAGCCACGTTAGCAACATCGACACGCAGCAAAGCGACGACGTCGCCGGCGCGCAGTCACTCTACGGCACGTCCACTTCAGTGAACCGCCCCGCCAACGACAACTTCGCCAATGCCCTCGCCCTCACGCTGACCAACAACGCCGTCACGGTCACGGGAGCCAACAATTACGCCACAAAGGAAACCGGCGAACCCAACCACGCGCCCAATGAGGCCGGTGGCTCCTCCGTCTGGTGGAAATGGAACGCCACCGCGTCCGGTTCGCTTACCGTCACGACCGCCGGCAGCAATTTCGACACGCTCCTCGGCGCCTACACTGGCACCTCCGTGAGCGCGCTGACGCAGCTTGCGAGCAATGACGACGTGCAGTCGGGCGTCATCCGCACCAGCACGATCACCTTCAACGTCGTCGGCGGCACGACCTACTACTTCGCGGCCGACGGCTGGAACGGCGAGTGGGGCAACGTGAGCCTGAACCTCACTTTCTCGCCATCCAACACCGCGGTTGCGCCCACCATCACCTCACAGCCGCAAGCCGTCACGGTCACTGCGGGCGGCAATGCCAGTTTCAGTGTCACCGCGACCGGCAATCCCGCGCCTACTTATCAATGGCTCAAAGGGAGCACTGCGATTAGCGGCGCGACGAGCGCCACTCTGAACCTCACCAACGTGCAATCGGGCGACGCCGGCAGCTACACCGTGACAGTCACGAACAGCGCTGGCTCCGTCACGAGCAATGCCGCCACGCTCACCGTGAATCCCGCGGCCACAGCACCGACGATCACCGCCCAACCGCAAAGCGCCACGGTCACCACCGGCGGCAGCGCGAGCTTCAGCGTCACGGCCACTGGCACGCCCGCCCCGACATATCAATGGTTGAAGAACAGCACCGCGATCAACGGCGCCACCAGCGCGACCTACACGATCTCGAGTGCCACCACGGCCGACGCCGGCAGCTACACTGTGACGGTCACCAATAGCGCCGGCTCGGTCACGAGCAGTGCCGCCACGCTCACCGTGAATACGCTTGCGCCCGCGCCCTCCTCGGGCGGCGGCGGTGGTGGCGGCGGTGCGCCGAGTGCTTGGTTTGGTGTTATCATCGCTTTGCTCCTCGTTACAAACGCGGTGCGAACAGTTGGTTTGCAGGCATCGAATAAGCCCTGA
- a CDS encoding MFS transporter, protein MFPSSSNTSNATSRLRSGWVIDGGVTIGRPGVACTHKVHPARVPPVWQFGYARGVNSTTKSPDRTRIAALAGLSLAVLLSTFNTSIVNVALPTLSRVFGASTQAVQWTVISFVLAITTLIVSVGRLADIVGRKRLLLSGVALFTVAAGACAFASSLGWLIGFRFFQGIGAAAMMALSVALIGELAPTEKAGRVMGLLGSMSAIGTALGPALGGLLIAAFGWRAIFLASVPLGAATWILLVRSLPADRFARAARRDDFDAWGTLLLAASLAAYALALTRQRSGFGAANFALLALAAVGAALFVRTQRRSTSPWLTMELLRDGALRGGLTMSLLVGAVMMSTLVVGPFYLAQALEVRAGTMGLVLAVGPVMAALVAGPAGRWVDRIGTRQTTIGGLGVAATGCLALALLPERSGVIGYVIPVAVMTAGYAVFQTANNTAVMRAAGREQRGLIAGVLNLSRNLGLLTGASFLGGVFAFAAERAASPGPESVGFATRATFAAATAFIVAALALSLRASGVPNLSANTNPAAEPLAPLSPIAPKSS, encoded by the coding sequence ATGTTTCCTTCGTCCAGCAACACATCCAATGCCACGAGCAGGTTGAGGTCGGGGTGGGTCATCGACGGCGGCGTGACTATCGGCCGGCCCGGCGTCGCGTGCACTCATAAAGTGCATCCGGCGCGCGTTCCGCCGGTGTGGCAATTCGGTTATGCTCGCGGAGTGAATTCCACGACCAAGTCGCCCGACCGCACGCGCATCGCCGCTCTCGCGGGACTCTCGTTGGCCGTGCTGCTGTCGACGTTCAACACCAGCATCGTCAACGTTGCGCTGCCGACGCTGAGCCGGGTTTTCGGCGCGTCGACACAAGCGGTGCAATGGACGGTCATTTCGTTCGTGTTGGCCATCACGACCCTGATCGTGAGCGTCGGCCGGCTGGCGGATATCGTGGGACGCAAGCGGCTGCTGCTTTCCGGCGTGGCGCTGTTCACGGTCGCGGCCGGCGCGTGCGCGTTCGCTTCCTCGCTGGGGTGGTTGATCGGTTTTCGGTTTTTCCAAGGGATCGGCGCCGCGGCGATGATGGCGCTCAGCGTGGCACTCATCGGTGAGCTCGCACCCACGGAAAAAGCCGGGCGCGTGATGGGATTGCTCGGTAGCATGTCGGCCATCGGCACGGCGCTGGGGCCGGCGCTCGGCGGCCTGTTGATCGCGGCGTTTGGCTGGCGGGCGATATTCCTGGCCAGCGTCCCGCTGGGGGCGGCGACGTGGATCCTGCTCGTGCGCTCGCTGCCGGCCGATCGTTTCGCGCGAGCGGCACGACGGGATGATTTCGATGCGTGGGGCACTTTGCTGCTGGCGGCGAGCCTTGCGGCTTACGCACTCGCCCTCACGCGGCAGCGCAGCGGTTTCGGCGCGGCCAATTTCGCCCTGCTCGCGCTCGCCGCGGTGGGCGCGGCGCTATTCGTGCGCACGCAGAGACGAAGCACGTCGCCATGGCTGACAATGGAGCTGCTCCGGGACGGCGCGTTGCGGGGAGGTCTGACGATGAGCCTGCTCGTTGGCGCGGTGATGATGTCCACACTGGTGGTTGGGCCGTTTTATCTCGCGCAGGCGCTCGAGGTTCGCGCCGGGACGATGGGCTTGGTGCTGGCGGTCGGTCCGGTGATGGCGGCGCTTGTTGCCGGACCGGCGGGCCGCTGGGTGGATCGGATCGGCACGCGGCAGACGACGATCGGAGGACTCGGCGTCGCGGCTACCGGATGCCTCGCGCTCGCGCTTTTGCCCGAAAGGTCTGGCGTGATTGGTTACGTGATACCTGTCGCCGTGATGACGGCGGGATACGCGGTATTTCAGACGGCTAACAATACGGCGGTGATGCGCGCGGCGGGACGGGAGCAGCGCGGATTGATCGCGGGCGTGTTGAACCTCTCGCGCAACCTCGGTCTCCTGACCGGCGCCTCGTTTCTGGGCGGCGTGTTCGCGTTCGCCGCGGAGCGCGCGGCGTCGCCGGGCCCGGAGTCCGTGGGCTTCGCCACTCGCGCGACATTCGCGGCCGCGACCGCCTTCATCGTCGCGGCGCTCGCGCTGAGTCTGCGCGCATCCGGCGTCCCCAACCTCTCGGCGAATACAAACCCGGCTGCGGAGCCGCTCGCTCCGTTGTCGCCAATAGCACCGAAATCGTCCTAG
- a CDS encoding alpha/beta hydrolase has translation MRRLLKFAKFALIAVVAILVLGLTALFTLRTIRQRANEKAFAITTARGIDEAGYVEIGGIKQWLQIRGQDRDNPVLLCVHGGPGGTWIPVTRLFASWEKDFTVVLWDERGAGKTLGATGPGIAPTMTIERMTQDGIEVTEHLRRRLGKEKIVLLGHSFGSILGVNMVKRRPELFSVFVGTGQAADLPRSLAMEYQRLLASAKAAQDVRTLRELTAIGQPPFSNLKQAGAFFQCAERYQAAADSAAMIELQRSLLSPVPNYSLGDEWNRMRGFAVVPTWELYRDILSTNLATLGVEFAVPVVLLQGTEDHVTPLALAEEYFQTIQAPRKELVRIEHGGHFAVWSHAGKFGEELARQVRPLTVK, from the coding sequence ATGCGTCGTCTCCTCAAATTCGCCAAATTCGCCCTCATCGCCGTCGTGGCGATCCTCGTTCTCGGTCTTACGGCCTTGTTCACTCTGCGCACCATTCGTCAGCGCGCAAACGAGAAGGCGTTCGCCATTACGACTGCTCGCGGCATCGACGAAGCTGGCTACGTCGAGATCGGCGGCATCAAGCAATGGCTCCAGATTCGCGGGCAGGATCGAGACAACCCCGTGTTGCTCTGCGTGCACGGCGGGCCGGGCGGCACGTGGATTCCGGTGACGCGCCTGTTCGCGAGTTGGGAAAAGGATTTCACGGTCGTGCTCTGGGACGAGCGTGGCGCGGGCAAGACACTCGGCGCCACCGGTCCCGGCATCGCGCCGACGATGACGATCGAACGCATGACCCAAGACGGCATCGAGGTTACGGAGCATCTTCGCCGCCGGCTCGGGAAGGAGAAGATCGTGCTGCTCGGGCATTCGTTCGGCTCAATCCTCGGGGTGAACATGGTGAAGCGCCGCCCGGAGCTGTTCTCTGTTTTCGTCGGCACGGGTCAGGCCGCCGATTTGCCGCGCAGCCTCGCGATGGAATACCAGCGCCTGCTCGCTTCCGCGAAGGCGGCGCAGGATGTTCGAACGCTCCGCGAGTTGACCGCGATTGGCCAGCCGCCTTTCTCGAACCTGAAACAGGCGGGCGCTTTCTTCCAATGCGCCGAACGCTATCAGGCAGCCGCTGACTCCGCAGCGATGATCGAGCTGCAGCGCAGCCTGCTCTCGCCGGTGCCGAACTACTCGCTCGGCGACGAATGGAATCGCATGCGCGGGTTCGCGGTCGTGCCGACCTGGGAATTGTATCGCGACATCCTCAGCACGAACCTCGCGACGCTCGGCGTGGAGTTCGCGGTGCCGGTGGTGCTGCTTCAAGGAACGGAAGATCACGTGACGCCGCTGGCGCTGGCGGAGGAGTATTTCCAAACGATTCAGGCGCCGCGGAAGGAACTCGTGCGAATCGAGCACGGCGGACATTTCGCGGTTTGGAGCCACGCCGGGAAGTTCGGCGAGGAACTGGCGCGGCAGGTGCGCCCGCTGACGGTCAAGTAG
- a CDS encoding type II secretion system F family protein: protein MPRFTYTARSGTGQTVEATLDAPSRKDAARLLAARGLRPISLNELGGAPTAAAKKSPTVSDALPKLFAERSAHRQFSEDLQLPFFQALSDLIGSGLPAGEAVRLLSQRLQEPQLRGLCAALWERLSEGLPLSQAMESLPGTFTTHAVNLIAAGEATGNLREVLQRLVQHYTAQREMRRTLTAALAYPVFICTIAVGVIIFFIFFLLPRLQTLLNSLGGKMPWATRLLIGMSDFLLHYGIIALVGAVLTIVFFWRWRKTAKGRAATDAWVLRAPFAGRFVSAATIHNFASTLAVLLENGVTTAEALRMTERTIANRSLQAAFRDATSRVLEGESLSQSLAKTQCFPPLVIDRLAVGESTGQLAPSLRNIAASYQDDLSRQVNLLTQVISTGVLLVAFTFVAFIAYAIVSAVFSVSASFKF, encoded by the coding sequence ATGCCCCGCTTCACCTACACCGCCCGCTCCGGCACCGGCCAGACCGTCGAGGCCACACTCGACGCTCCCAGCCGCAAGGACGCGGCGCGCCTCCTCGCAGCCCGCGGCCTGCGCCCGATCAGCCTGAACGAACTCGGCGGCGCCCCCACGGCGGCGGCGAAAAAATCCCCGACCGTCTCGGACGCCCTCCCCAAGCTCTTCGCCGAACGCAGCGCGCATCGCCAGTTCAGCGAGGATCTCCAGCTGCCGTTTTTCCAGGCGCTCTCGGACCTGATCGGCAGCGGCCTCCCCGCCGGCGAAGCCGTGCGCCTGCTCAGCCAGCGCCTGCAGGAGCCGCAGCTCCGCGGGCTCTGCGCCGCGTTGTGGGAACGCCTCAGCGAAGGCCTGCCGCTCTCGCAAGCGATGGAGTCGCTCCCCGGCACGTTCACCACGCACGCTGTCAACCTCATCGCCGCCGGCGAAGCGACGGGCAATCTCCGCGAAGTGCTCCAGCGCCTCGTGCAGCACTACACCGCACAACGCGAGATGCGCCGCACCCTGACCGCCGCCCTCGCCTACCCCGTGTTCATCTGCACGATCGCGGTCGGCGTCATCATTTTCTTCATCTTCTTCCTGCTGCCGCGCCTGCAGACGCTGCTCAATTCGCTCGGCGGCAAAATGCCGTGGGCCACGCGCCTGCTCATCGGCATGTCGGACTTCCTGCTGCACTACGGCATCATCGCGCTTGTCGGCGCCGTGCTGACCATCGTGTTTTTCTGGCGCTGGCGCAAAACGGCCAAAGGCCGTGCCGCCACCGACGCGTGGGTCCTGCGCGCGCCGTTCGCCGGCCGCTTCGTCTCGGCGGCGACGATCCACAACTTCGCCTCCACGCTCGCCGTGCTGCTCGAGAACGGCGTCACGACCGCCGAGGCGCTGCGCATGACCGAGCGCACGATCGCCAACCGCTCGCTCCAAGCCGCGTTCCGCGACGCCACCAGCCGCGTGCTCGAGGGCGAAAGCCTCTCCCAGTCGCTGGCCAAGACGCAGTGCTTCCCGCCGCTCGTGATCGACCGCCTCGCCGTCGGTGAGAGCACCGGCCAGCTCGCGCCCAGCCTGCGCAACATCGCCGCCTCGTATCAGGACGATCTCTCGCGCCAAGTGAACCTGTTGACGCAAGTGATCTCGACCGGCGTGCTGCTCGTCGCGTTCACCTTCGTCGCCTTCATCGCCTACGCGATCGTCTCCGCCGTCTTCTCCGTCAGCGCGAGCTTCAAGTTCTAG
- a CDS encoding type II secretory pathway, component PulD: MKQLLSRLAAGALTLSVALSSLPAQPAPTVPAPANLPATGNVGPIDLREESIDQVIALVERLTGKTVLRPQALPAATITVHLKESVTREEAIRALETLLALNGVALTPMDAHYIKVTALNMAKSEAPELIEGSTLALPPSGRLAAKIFQLSFLRVAEFMPQIAGLLSPNTGSPPVIFEKANAALITDSISNLQRIETLLNRLDQPALTGLTPKFYTLQYAKASDVVNKMRTILSGALQSQIGTATSYNADDRTNQVIVISDPRQVAFFDDLIAKLDVKSDPNTRNEVIYLKHATAKDVAQILSQLVTGQNNAARAQESGRPNVVTAAPVPAPGGAPAPAATIVNVAGAPNLLEPSNQFSALLTILAEERTNAIVVSGTVDDIRLINDLVAKIDLLLAQVRIEVVIAEVTLGDEATSGISALGLKIDKDKLVGGSFAMAGASSSAVTGTRQPTGDVDLAAEIALTSTPRKSNATILSVPNIITTHNKEGKIFVGEQRPTISSYLNDSTGTNTSNSGYRSTVSYKDIGIELTVKPLIGTDGSVQLEIKQEVNDILGEITIDGNQQPRIGRRSTNSFVSVKSGDIVVLGGLQRTTKSKSTSRLGPIPFLGDLLGTRKREDTRTDLVFFLRPTVLNNTASDNAPALQQIDKLPKKDRDPIREAIGQPLPDPKKKSR, from the coding sequence ATGAAGCAACTTCTCTCCCGCCTCGCCGCTGGCGCGCTCACCCTGAGCGTCGCCCTTTCGTCGCTCCCGGCGCAACCCGCCCCGACCGTCCCGGCGCCCGCGAACCTCCCCGCCACCGGCAACGTCGGGCCGATCGATCTCCGCGAGGAAAGCATCGACCAAGTCATCGCCCTCGTCGAGCGGCTCACCGGCAAGACTGTCCTGCGCCCGCAGGCACTCCCAGCCGCCACCATCACGGTGCATCTCAAAGAGAGCGTCACGCGTGAAGAAGCCATCCGCGCGCTCGAAACGCTGCTCGCCCTCAACGGCGTGGCCCTCACCCCGATGGATGCCCACTACATCAAGGTGACAGCCCTCAACATGGCCAAATCCGAGGCGCCGGAACTGATCGAAGGCTCCACCCTCGCCCTCCCGCCCAGTGGCCGCCTCGCCGCGAAAATCTTCCAGCTCTCCTTCCTCCGCGTCGCCGAGTTCATGCCGCAGATCGCCGGCCTGCTCTCGCCCAACACCGGCAGCCCGCCCGTCATCTTCGAAAAAGCCAACGCCGCGCTCATCACCGATTCGATCAGCAACCTCCAGCGCATCGAAACGCTCCTGAACCGCCTCGATCAGCCCGCGCTCACCGGTCTCACGCCGAAGTTCTACACGTTGCAATACGCCAAGGCCTCCGACGTCGTGAACAAGATGCGCACCATCCTCTCGGGCGCGCTCCAGTCGCAAATCGGCACCGCCACCAGTTACAACGCCGACGACCGCACCAATCAGGTCATCGTCATCTCCGACCCGCGCCAGGTCGCCTTCTTCGACGACCTCATCGCCAAGCTCGACGTCAAATCCGACCCGAACACCCGCAACGAGGTCATCTACCTCAAGCACGCCACCGCCAAGGACGTCGCTCAAATTCTCTCGCAGCTCGTCACCGGCCAGAACAACGCCGCCCGCGCCCAGGAATCCGGCCGGCCCAACGTCGTCACCGCGGCGCCCGTTCCCGCCCCCGGCGGCGCACCTGCGCCCGCCGCGACCATCGTCAACGTCGCCGGCGCGCCCAATCTCCTCGAGCCGTCCAACCAGTTCAGCGCGCTCCTCACCATCCTCGCCGAAGAGCGCACCAACGCCATCGTCGTCTCCGGCACCGTCGATGACATCCGCCTCATCAACGACCTCGTTGCAAAGATCGACCTCCTCCTCGCCCAAGTCCGCATCGAGGTCGTCATCGCCGAAGTCACGCTCGGCGACGAGGCCACCTCCGGCATCAGCGCCCTCGGCCTGAAAATCGACAAGGACAAGCTCGTTGGAGGCTCCTTCGCGATGGCCGGCGCGTCCAGCAGCGCCGTCACGGGCACGCGCCAGCCGACCGGCGACGTCGACCTCGCCGCCGAAATCGCGCTCACCTCCACGCCGCGCAAGAGCAACGCCACCATCCTCTCCGTGCCGAACATCATCACGACACACAACAAGGAGGGCAAAATCTTCGTCGGCGAACAGCGACCCACCATCAGCAGCTACCTCAACGACTCCACGGGCACGAACACATCCAACTCCGGCTATCGCTCCACCGTTTCCTACAAGGACATCGGCATCGAACTCACCGTGAAGCCGCTCATCGGCACCGACGGTTCCGTGCAGCTCGAGATCAAGCAGGAGGTGAATGACATCCTCGGCGAGATCACCATCGACGGCAACCAGCAGCCCCGCATCGGCCGCCGCTCGACCAATTCCTTCGTCTCCGTCAAGAGCGGCGACATCGTCGTTCTCGGCGGCCTGCAGCGCACGACAAAATCCAAGAGCACCTCGCGCCTCGGCCCCATTCCGTTCCTCGGTGACCTGCTCGGGACCCGGAAGCGCGAGGACACGCGCACCGACCTCGTGTTTTTCCTCCGTCCCACCGTTCTCAACAACACCGCGTCCGACAACGCCCCGGCGCTCCAGCAGATCGACAAGCTGCCCAAGAAGGATCGCGACCCCATCCGCGAAGCCATCGGCCAGCCCCTGCCGGACCCGAAGAAGAAATCCCGCTGA
- a CDS encoding type II/IV secretion system protein yields the protein MAAPTLSTPDFLRDWPDADQLRQLREAPRAERQELLAVFRNLSPGAVLPFIAEQTNLPVVATLAADADAIATLPARLVHDYQVLPVSVGAPAKNGDGPLHLATSWPPDDDVRDWVAVFTPRRVQWHLAAADRLRQLIIENYGVGAGSIEDTDEPDTFASGAALNIEADADAAVVRFVRDIIAQAIEDGATDIHFEPQEGQLRIRYRVDGLLVPVPVPENLLRYQDAIISRLKIMARLNISEKRLPQDGRINFKAGDNVLDIRVSTIPTIYAESVSLRLLNQKKEAYTMDRLGMDESEQAIITKVLDYPHGIILVTGPTGSGKSTSLNAFLRKINSTDLRIVTVEDPIEYEVPGSNQMQVRPEIGLTFASALRHVLRQDPDVIMVGEIRDRETADIAIRASLTGHLVFSTLHTNDAPGAITRLIDMGIEPFLVASSIELVIAQRLVRRLCPDCATKEPISQMKLRDTLAILGLEASLAEGVTHVPKPCGCERCRNTGYRGRIGLFEILKPDESLHDLIVHRESTRALAKVARDHGMRTLQQSGWAKVLAGHTTLEEVLRVITVAEK from the coding sequence ATGGCCGCGCCCACTCTCTCCACGCCCGATTTCCTGCGCGACTGGCCCGACGCGGACCAGCTGCGCCAACTCCGCGAAGCTCCCCGCGCCGAGCGCCAGGAGCTCCTCGCCGTCTTCCGCAACCTCTCGCCCGGCGCCGTCCTCCCATTCATCGCCGAGCAGACAAACCTGCCCGTCGTCGCCACCCTTGCGGCCGACGCCGATGCCATCGCCACTCTCCCCGCGCGCCTCGTGCACGACTATCAAGTCCTGCCCGTCAGCGTCGGCGCGCCGGCCAAGAACGGCGACGGCCCGCTCCACCTCGCCACCTCGTGGCCACCCGACGACGACGTCCGCGACTGGGTCGCCGTCTTCACGCCGCGCCGCGTGCAATGGCACCTCGCCGCCGCCGACCGCCTCCGTCAGCTCATCATCGAGAACTACGGCGTCGGCGCCGGCTCCATCGAGGACACCGACGAGCCCGACACCTTCGCCTCCGGCGCCGCACTCAACATCGAAGCCGACGCCGATGCCGCCGTCGTGCGCTTCGTCCGCGACATCATCGCCCAAGCCATCGAGGACGGCGCGACCGACATCCATTTCGAACCGCAGGAAGGCCAGCTCCGCATCCGCTACCGCGTCGACGGCCTCCTCGTCCCCGTGCCCGTCCCGGAAAACCTGCTGCGCTACCAGGACGCCATCATCTCGCGCCTGAAGATCATGGCGCGTCTCAACATCTCCGAGAAACGCCTCCCGCAGGACGGCCGCATCAACTTCAAAGCCGGCGACAACGTCCTCGATATCCGCGTCTCGACCATCCCGACCATCTACGCCGAGTCCGTCTCGCTCCGCCTCCTCAACCAAAAGAAGGAAGCCTACACGATGGACCGCCTCGGCATGGATGAGTCCGAGCAGGCCATCATCACCAAGGTCCTCGATTACCCGCACGGCATCATCCTCGTCACCGGCCCGACCGGCTCCGGCAAATCGACTTCGCTCAACGCGTTTCTGCGCAAGATCAACTCAACCGACCTCCGCATCGTCACCGTCGAGGACCCGATCGAATACGAAGTCCCCGGCTCAAACCAGATGCAGGTCCGCCCCGAAATCGGCCTCACCTTCGCCAGCGCGCTGCGCCACGTGCTCCGCCAGGACCCCGACGTCATCATGGTCGGCGAAATTCGCGACCGCGAAACCGCCGACATCGCCATCCGCGCCTCGCTCACCGGTCACTTGGTTTTCTCGACGTTGCACACGAACGACGCCCCCGGCGCCATCACGCGCCTCATCGACATGGGCATCGAGCCGTTCCTCGTCGCGTCGTCGATCGAACTCGTCATCGCCCAACGCCTCGTGCGGCGCCTCTGCCCCGACTGCGCCACCAAGGAGCCGATCAGCCAGATGAAGCTCCGCGACACCCTCGCGATTCTCGGCCTCGAAGCCTCGCTCGCCGAGGGCGTCACGCATGTCCCCAAGCCCTGCGGTTGCGAACGCTGCCGCAACACCGGCTACCGCGGCCGCATCGGTCTCTTCGAGATTCTCAAGCCCGACGAATCGCTCCACGACCTTATCGTCCACCGCGAATCGACGCGCGCCCTCGCCAAAGTCGCCCGCGACCACGGCATGCGCACGCTGCAACAATCCGGCTGGGCCAAGGTCCTCGCCGGCCACACGACACTCGAGGAAGTCCTCCGCGTCATCACGGTGGCGGAAAAGTGA
- a CDS encoding LysR family transcriptional regulator, with translation MTHPDLNLLVALDVLLDEGNIARAAKRLRLSPSAMSRTLARLRATTGDPLLVRAGRGLVPSPRALELRAQTGPLVEQALRMLSPAVSAVRPDVRRTFTIRTSDGFVENFGAALLAAIAAEAPGITIHFVQKVTRDGALLRDGTVDFETGVVGADLSPEIRTVALFRDRLVGVVRANHPLARGRITTPRYLAARHILVSRGEKEKGPVDADLAALGLERRIGTILTGFAAALTLTRSTDLVATVPERHTAALRAGLHTFALPFRTRPLTVSLLWHPRMDADPAHRWLREKIRDVCASAPAK, from the coding sequence ATGACCCACCCCGACCTCAACCTGCTCGTGGCATTGGATGTGTTGCTGGACGAAGGAAACATCGCGCGGGCCGCGAAACGGCTGCGCCTGAGTCCGTCCGCCATGAGTCGCACGCTCGCGCGCCTGCGTGCGACGACCGGCGACCCGTTGCTCGTGCGCGCCGGGCGCGGACTGGTCCCCTCGCCTCGCGCGCTCGAGCTCCGCGCGCAAACCGGACCGCTGGTCGAGCAGGCCCTCCGGATGTTGAGCCCGGCGGTGAGTGCAGTTCGCCCTGACGTGCGCCGGACGTTCACGATTCGAACCAGCGACGGCTTCGTGGAGAATTTCGGCGCGGCGCTGCTGGCGGCGATCGCAGCGGAAGCGCCGGGCATCACGATTCATTTTGTCCAGAAGGTGACCCGCGACGGCGCGCTGCTCCGCGATGGCACCGTGGATTTCGAAACGGGCGTCGTCGGCGCCGATCTCAGCCCCGAGATTCGGACCGTCGCGCTCTTTCGCGATCGACTGGTCGGCGTCGTGCGCGCGAACCACCCACTTGCCCGGGGCAGGATCACGACTCCGCGCTACCTTGCCGCCCGGCACATCCTCGTCTCGCGCGGCGAGAAGGAAAAGGGCCCGGTCGACGCGGATCTCGCTGCGCTCGGACTGGAGCGCCGCATCGGAACGATCCTCACCGGTTTCGCCGCCGCGCTCACGCTCACCCGATCCACCGATCTCGTCGCGACAGTGCCGGAGCGCCACACGGCCGCTCTGCGCGCCGGGCTGCACACCTTCGCGCTACCATTCCGCACCCGACCGCTGACTGTCTCACTACTCTGGCATCCACGCATGGACGCAGATCCTGCGCACCGCTGGCTGCGCGAGAAAATCCGCGACGTGTGCGCTTCAGCTCCAGCGAAGTAG